The following are from one region of the Nicotiana tomentosiformis chromosome 7, ASM39032v3, whole genome shotgun sequence genome:
- the LOC104084753 gene encoding protein LIGHT-DEPENDENT SHORT HYPOCOTYLS 10-like — protein sequence MSSEQRLREVGEGTTSTIANHHQPPQLSRYVSQKRRDWNTFGQYLKNHKPPVPLSNCNYNHVLHFLRYLDQFGKTKVHLHGCIFFGESEQTEPCTCPLRQAWGSLDALIGRLRAAYEENGGLQETNPFANSAIRIYLREVRDSQAKARGISYKKKKKKKRKIQINSSNNNETAAATFQLH from the coding sequence ATGTCAAGTGAGCAAAGATTAAGGGAAGTAGGAGAAGGAACAACATCAACTATTGCTAACCATCATCAACCACCCCAACTGAGCAGATATGTGTCTCAAAAACGTCGTGATTGGAACACTTTCGGACAATACTTAAAAAACCATAAACCCCCAGTTCCTTTATCCAATTGCAACTACAACCATGTGTTACATTTTCTCCGCTACTTGGATCAATTCGGAAAAACTAAGGTACATTTACATGGTTGTATCTTTTTTGGAGAATCCGAGCAAACAGAGCCATGTACTTGTCCTCTTAGACAAGCATGGGGAAGTTTAGATGCACTAATTGGAAGGCTTAGAGCTGCTTATGAGGAAAACGGTGGATTGCAAGAGACAAATCCATTTGCAAATAGTGCTATACGAATTTATCTACGTGAGGTAAGAGATTCTCAAGCTAAAGCAAGGGGAATTTcctataagaagaagaagaaaaagaagaggaaaatccAAATTAATTCTAGTAACAACAACGAGACAGCTGCTGCAACCTTTCAGTTGCATTAA
- the LOC138895504 gene encoding uncharacterized protein: protein MAAVEGAEIHGKFEDLQQERAEDLAHRELEADRLISMQQTIDNLIGQLNVVNAALQSLLKGGENQVRAAMNIAPMPQKLKILEPKPYNGARDAKEVENFIFDIEQYFDVVGQLEEAKKVATAAMYLQGDAKLWGRVKYEAIRAGEDTLNTWAELKAAIRLQFFPENVEYNARRKLSELCHTRSVRDYVRELSALMLNIRDMGDKDKLFAFIEGLKPHARMEMQRQRVDTLPKAIQVAERLGDYHMETQKDRPQPPVRGGYNGSQPSNGGPNRNGGDRGASKSNTPSSSSNIAALVNNNQRRKPPSECRHCGGEHWNNQCPNTQINRLLKMSQILMTQTAQSK, encoded by the coding sequence ATGGCAGCCGTCGAGGGAGCCGAAATTCATGGcaaattcgaggacctccaacaAGAGCGTGCTGAGGATTTAGCCCATCGagaactagaggcagacagactgatttccatgcagcaaaccatagacaacttgataggccagctcaatgttgtcaatgctgcccttcaaagccttctcaaaggaggcgaaaaccaAGTCAGGGCTGCCATGAACATTGCCCCaatgccacaaaagctgaaaattctagagccaaagccatacaacggagcccgggatgctaaagaagtggaaaatttcatcttcgacatcgaacaatacttcgatgtcGTAGGACAGTTGGAAGAAgccaaaaaggtagcaactgcagccatgtatcttcagggtgatgctaaACTCTGGGggcgagtcaaatacgaagccatcagggccggtgaagatactctcaacacttgggcagaactgaaggcagccatacgcctgcagttcttccccgaaaatgtggaaTACAACGCACGGAGAAAGTTGAGTGAACTCTgccacaccaggtcggtgcgAGATTACGTGCGAGAATTATCTGCACTCATGttaaacatacgggatatgggagacaaagacaaactgttcgcattcatagaaggtttgaaacctcatgcgCGTATGGAGAtgcaaagacaaagggtagatacgctgcccaaggccattcaagtTGCAGAGCGCCTTGGGGATTATCATatggaaactcagaaggataggccccagccgcctgtccgagggggataTAATGGGAGCCAGCCTAGCAACGGTGGCCCTaacagaaacggaggagatcgaggtgcatccaaatctAATACTCCTTCCTCAAGCAGCAACATTGCTGCATTAGTCAACAACAATCAGAGGAGAAAGCCCCCTTCAGAGTGCCGTCATTGTggcggggaacattggaacaatcaatgcccaAATACACAGATCAACAGACTGTTGAAGATGAGTCAGATCCTGATGACTCAGACGGCGCAGAGcaagtag